One Microbacter margulisiae genomic window carries:
- the ltrA gene encoding group II intron reverse transcriptase/maturase has translation MTLWNETKSVPVSKEQVWLAYKKVRSNHGSAGIDQVSMDEYDANRSKHLYKLWNRMASGSYFSLPVKEVEILKKDGKVRKLGVPTISDRVGQMVVKDYLEPRFEKIFSPHSYGYRPDKNAHQALAAVRTNCRTADWVIDLDIKGFFDNIDHEKLLKAIEKHVPEQWCAMYIKRWLQAPVQTKSGELIEKHGKGTPQGGVISPLQANLFLHYTMDKWLEQTHPTVKYVCYADDAILHCNSKVQEDYVFANLHRRMQSVGLELHPDKTKIVYCKDYRRQGSHEVVKFDFLGYSFQPRSTAAGGKGQLFLGYDCAISIASKKRIAEKMRELDIPHLTHKSIMGVAQYLDPYIRGWIRYYGKFRISMLNPVFQLLRRHLVQWARKRYKRYKTSINKAYDWLKRIREQFPYLFYQWRVGFYLNRA, from the coding sequence ATGACTTTATGGAATGAGACAAAATCGGTACCGGTGAGCAAGGAACAAGTATGGCTTGCTTACAAGAAAGTGCGTTCCAACCATGGAAGCGCAGGGATTGACCAGGTCAGTATGGACGAATACGATGCAAACCGGTCAAAACACCTGTACAAGCTATGGAACAGGATGGCATCAGGGAGCTATTTTTCCCTGCCTGTAAAAGAAGTAGAGATACTCAAGAAAGACGGGAAAGTCCGCAAACTTGGTGTACCAACTATTAGCGACAGGGTAGGGCAGATGGTGGTCAAAGATTATTTAGAGCCGAGGTTCGAGAAGATATTCAGTCCACACTCTTACGGTTACCGACCCGACAAAAATGCCCATCAGGCATTAGCAGCGGTTCGGACAAACTGTAGGACGGCCGATTGGGTAATAGACCTTGACATCAAAGGGTTCTTTGACAACATAGACCATGAAAAGTTGCTGAAAGCCATAGAGAAACATGTACCCGAACAATGGTGCGCAATGTATATCAAACGGTGGTTGCAAGCACCGGTGCAGACAAAATCGGGAGAACTGATTGAAAAGCACGGCAAAGGCACACCACAAGGCGGTGTAATCAGCCCATTGCAGGCAAACTTGTTTCTCCACTATACCATGGACAAATGGCTGGAACAAACCCATCCTACAGTAAAGTATGTGTGTTATGCCGATGACGCTATTCTTCACTGTAATAGCAAAGTACAGGAAGATTACGTTTTCGCTAATCTGCACAGAAGGATGCAATCGGTAGGTTTGGAACTTCACCCGGATAAGACGAAAATTGTTTACTGTAAGGATTACAGGCGACAAGGTTCACACGAGGTTGTGAAATTCGATTTTCTGGGCTACAGTTTTCAGCCCCGGAGTACAGCCGCAGGCGGGAAAGGCCAGCTTTTTCTGGGCTATGACTGTGCAATCAGCATTGCTTCAAAGAAGCGTATAGCAGAGAAGATGAGAGAATTAGACATTCCACACCTGACCCACAAGAGTATAATGGGTGTGGCGCAATATCTTGATCCGTATATACGGGGATGGATAAGGTACTACGGTAAATTCAGGATTTCGATGTTGAACCCCGTCTTTCAGCTACTACGCAGACATCTAGTACAGTGGGCACGTAAAAGGTATAAGCGTTATAAAACAAGTATCAACAAGGCTTACGACTGGTTAAAACGCATCCGGGAGCAATTTCCGTATCTGTTTTACCAATGGCGCGTTGGATTTTATTTAAATAGAGCATAG
- a CDS encoding SDR family oxidoreductase: MHMDHGKIVLITGANKGIGFETARQFGKLGYRVLLGARDGERGNKAVESLMEEGIDAQLLVLDVTNQATIDHAVRFIEDKYGYLDILINNAGIFLEKGVLPSQLTMATLRETFEVNFFGVFAVTTALLPLLKKSAAGRIVNVSSGQGSLTRSSSPDATRLQLAYNSSKAAVNALTIQFAKELRETPIKINAAAPGYTITDMNGGKGNRTVQEASTVIVRLALLDETGSSGGYFEDAGEIPW, from the coding sequence ATGCATATGGATCATGGTAAAATAGTCCTGATAACAGGGGCAAACAAAGGGATTGGCTTTGAAACAGCAAGGCAATTCGGGAAATTAGGGTATAGGGTACTTCTTGGAGCAAGGGATGGGGAGCGAGGTAACAAAGCGGTGGAATCTTTAATGGAAGAAGGTATTGATGCTCAGTTATTGGTGCTTGATGTTACAAACCAGGCTACGATTGATCATGCTGTCAGATTCATTGAGGACAAATACGGATACCTGGATATTCTCATTAACAATGCCGGGATCTTTTTGGAAAAAGGAGTGCTGCCAAGCCAACTTACCATGGCGACGTTAAGAGAAACATTCGAAGTGAATTTTTTCGGTGTTTTCGCCGTGACCACCGCGCTGCTTCCTTTACTGAAAAAATCTGCTGCAGGCAGAATCGTCAATGTTTCGAGCGGACAAGGTTCGCTTACGAGAAGCAGCAGTCCCGATGCCACAAGGCTGCAACTTGCATATAACAGTTCGAAAGCTGCGGTTAATGCATTGACCATTCAATTTGCAAAAGAATTAAGGGAGACACCCATAAAGATCAATGCTGCGGCACCGGGTTATACCATTACCGACATGAACGGGGGTAAAGGGAACAGAACGGTGCAGGAGGCTTCTACGGTTATTGTCAGGCTTGCATTATTAGATGAGACAGGCAGCAGTGGCGGGTATTTTGAAGATGCCGGAGAAATTCCGTGGTAG
- a CDS encoding contractile injection system tape measure protein produces MENDVSNYLCKNAGLMICHPFLPQLFSNLNYLNESRQFKDADATLRAVLLMQFIATGAITERNDAELAFPKIFCGMPMDHPIQNEVVLSAEEQHMATEMLERLMAHWLQAGKVSIEGLREVFLRRNAMLTKNDTGYKLIVKRMALDILLISLPWSIHVVKLPWNSNYFFVEWG; encoded by the coding sequence ATGGAAAATGATGTTTCGAATTACCTTTGTAAAAATGCCGGCTTAATGATATGCCATCCATTTTTGCCACAGTTGTTTTCAAATCTCAACTATTTGAATGAGAGCAGACAGTTTAAAGATGCTGATGCCACACTCCGCGCTGTTTTGCTGATGCAGTTTATTGCCACAGGAGCGATCACTGAAAGGAATGACGCAGAGTTGGCTTTTCCCAAAATCTTTTGTGGAATGCCCATGGATCATCCTATTCAGAATGAAGTGGTGCTATCGGCAGAGGAGCAACACATGGCCACAGAAATGCTGGAACGGTTAATGGCGCATTGGCTTCAAGCCGGAAAGGTAAGTATTGAAGGCTTGAGAGAGGTGTTTTTGCGTCGAAATGCAATGCTTACAAAAAATGATACCGGCTACAAGTTAATCGTGAAAAGAATGGCATTGGATATTTTATTAATATCTTTGCCCTGGAGCATCCATGTTGTTAAACTGCCCTGGAATTCAAATTATTTTTTTGTGGAATGGGGATAA